The Sulfolobus sp. A20 genomic interval AAAATGGAGTTAGAATCTGAGATCCTTTCACCGAACTCCCACAGAAGTTCATAAACGGATATTTCCTTCTTATCCTTAACTATTTCGGGTATAAATTTCCTCACAACATCCTCTATTACCTTTCCATAAGATTCAAAAGGAACTAAGACGTTACCTAGTCTATGAATTTCCAACTCCCTTAAAACTGAATCATCAAAATCAAATGACCCCTTATAATACTTGCCACCAAAGCTTCTAGCAATGTCGTGATCTACGGTTCCACCAGTGGTTATTATAATGTTAAAGTATCCTTCTTTTATTAAGTCAGCAAACAAACCTCTTAAACCGGTAGATACTAAATTTGCTGTAAATGATAAAAATCTAAGATCAGCTTCTCTCATCATTTCCTTAAGCACTTGAGATGCTCTTATTATTCCCTCACTGCTGAATCCATATACTTTTTCAAAAATGTCTGAAATAATATTTGCATAATTTCTCAGATCCTTTAAGTTAAGGTCTTCAATAGGTTCCTTCAATAATTCATCTCTATTTATCATCCTTTAGTTACCCCAATTGGTCTTAAACGAATCACTAATTTAGCTATTTTAACTTCATGTGCTGTCCTAGCTACTCTGTCTACATCTTTATATGCACCAGGAGCTTCTTCTGCTATTACTCTTCTTGTAGCAGCTCTTACTACAATTCCTTTCTCCGCTAAGGTCTCTACAACACTGTTAGCTGGATAACTCCTAACTGCAGCAGCCCTAGACATCCATCTACCAGCACCGTGAGGTGCCGTGAACCATGTTCTCCTTCCTTCTGGAATTCCCACCATTACATAACTGGCTGTACCCATACTACCAGGTATCAAAACCACTTGGCCTATATTCCTATGATCTGCTGGTATTTCTGGACTATTAGGCGGAAATGCTCTAGTAGCACCTTTCCTATGCACTAAAACTTTTTTCCTCTTCCCTTCAATTACATACTCTTCTATTTTAGCAATATTATGGGCGACATCATATATTATATGTAAGTCAAATTTTTCAGGATCTGTTCTAAATACCCTGCCAAAACTTTCTCTAGCCCAATGGGTAATTAACTGTCTATTTGTCCACGCGAAATTAGCAGCTGAAGCCATAGCGTGGAAATAATCTTGTCCTTCCCTACTTTCGAATGGCACTGCAGCTAATTCTCTGTCTGGCAATTGTATGTTGTATTTCTTCATGGCTCTTTCCATTATTTGAAGATAATCACTAGCAGTTTGATGCCCTAACCCTCTAGATCCTGTGTGAACCATTACCATTACTTGTCCTTCGTGAGTAATCCCTAACGCTTTAGCAACTTCTACATCATATATCTTATCAACTACTTGAACCTCAAGGAAATGATTTCCCGCACCTAATGTGCCCAGCTGACTACTCCCTCTTTGTTTAGCTATGACGCTGACTTTTGACGGGTCAGCAATCTCCCAACTTCCATGCTGCTCCATATGTTCCATATCTTCTTTCCAACCAAACCCCTTATCTACTGCCCAAGCTACACCTTCAGCTAAAACTTGATCTAGTTGCTGAGAAGTTAATTTAACCTTCCCTTCACTTCCAACTCCACTTGGGATATTTCTATGTAATTCTTCTACGAGATCGGCTAATTTAGGTTTAATATCACTATAATCTAAGTTAGTTCTAAGTAATCTAACTCCACAATTTATATCATATCCAATACCACCTGGACTTACTACACCACCTTCATCAATGGCTGTGGCAGCAATTCCACCTATTGGGAAACCGTAACCTTGATGACCATCAGGAAGTACGTAAACAGACTCTTGAACGCCGGGTAGGCAGGCTACATTAACTGCTTGATTTAACGTTAAGTCTTGTTTCATTTTTTCTATTAATATGTCATCGGCAAATACGGTAACTGGAACCTTCATGCAAGCTTGATGACCTTTATTTATCCTCCATTCATACGGACTAACTCTAACAAGGTTAATCTGCATTTCGATCCATCCATAATTACGTCGTAAAATAAATAAATTTATACCTAATAATGTTCGGAGATAATGGAGGAAAAATACAGAAATTTAATTTACTAGTAATCTAAAATAGATATTCCAATTAAAGTCAATTTATATTTTTAAATTTTCTTTTGCGCCTTCTTTGCCTTATCTTCAAGAATTTCTTTATATTTTCTTTGTATATTCTTTACTGATGAGCCTATACAATCTGAATCTGAGTTCAAGATTACCTCTTTTAGAAACTTATATGCACAAGACTTACTATGAAAATATAACTTTTCTCCTACAATTTCAATTTTTATACCTTGCCCTTCAGGAAAAGTTCTACCACAAATACTACAGATATATTTATTATCCATAGATTGAACGTTGATTTTATATTTTTAAAAATAGCGGTAAATGTTGCTATCCAACAATTTTGGTGTGATAATTAATGCCAGATCAACTAGATCAGCGATTAAAGCATCTGATTAGGGAAAAACAATGGAGTGGCTTAAATAAAATTCAAGAAATGTCCTTCAAACCAATTGATGAAGGAAAAAACACCCTAATTATAGCTCCAACCGGTTATGGAAAAACAGAGGCTGCCTTATTACCTATCTTAAATAAAATGATAAGCGAAAACGCAAAACCAGTTAGTCTAATCTATATTACGCCACTAAAGGCTCTAATTAATGATTTACTATATAGAATTGAATGGTGGTCTTCAAGATTAGGATTCCTAGTAAATAGAAAACATGGTGAAGTACCTCAGAAGGAGAAAAATCAGAGATTAAAGAAGATTCCCCATATAATAGTTACTACTCCAGAAGGATTAGAAATAGATTTAGATTGGGCTAGTAGATTTAGAGAACACTACAAGAACGTTAAATGGATAATAATAGATGAAGTTCATGAATTAATTAGTTCTAAAAGAGGAACCCAACTATCAGTTCTGCTAGAAAGGTTAAAGTACTTCATAGAATACGACTTCCAGCGAATAGGCTTATCCGCAACCATTAGTGATCCAGAAAAGGTAGCTAATTTCCTCTTTGGCTCATCAAAGAGGCCATCTGCAATTGTTAAATTAGATGAAGCTAGAAAATTCGAAATAAACATACATAAAGTCGATAGTGACCAAATGCTATGGAAGAAGGCTGCAGAAAAGATTAACCAATTAATAGAAAAGCCTAGTTTAATTTTCACAAACTCTAGGTTTTCAACAGAGAGATTGCATGAAGAGCTGGAGAAGTTAGGCAACACAGAAATTTACGTCCATCACTCTTCTGTATCTCGAGATTTAAAGAATTTGGCTGAAGATGGGCTAAGAAGTGGGAACGCTAAAGCAGTAGTTTGCACAAAAACTTTAGAGTTAGGAATACATGTTGGAGATATAAAAAAAGTTATAATGCTGAGGCCTCCTACGTCAGTAGCTTCTTTCTTGCAGAGATTAGGTAGAAGTGGCCATATAGTTAAAGGTACTCCTAAAGGTGATATCATATGTTACTATGATTATGATGTAATAGAAGGTCTAGCTCTATATGAAGCAGCTAGAAGAGGAATAATTGAAAGACCATTAATAGATAATGGCCTTGATATAGTCGCAAGGGAATTACTGGGAATGCTATTGCAATATCAAAAAATCAACTTACAAATAGCATATAACATTATACATGGAGCTTTCGCTTATAATAATCTAACTTATTCCGAATTTTTACAGTTAATAAACTACTTAGTAAAGAATAATATAATAAAGATAGAAGGGGATGAATTGAAAATAGGCGCAAATTTCTTTAAAATATGGAGATTTAATAAAGATTCTAAGATAGCATGGGGTAAAGACTTTGCTGAATTTTTCTCTCTGATAAATAATAATGATACATTTTCTCTTAAATACAACGGAAATACTATAGGTGAAATTGACTCAATCTATGTTTTCAAGCATGTTAGGTCTAATGATGTCATAAGAATTAGTGGCAAGTTCTGGAAGGTAGTTAAAATAAATATGAATAAAGCTACAATAGACGTTATACCCGCAAATGAGGTAGAAGGAGAAATACCTATTTGGAAGGGAGAAAGTACATCTAAATCACCAATTATAGTTAAATTTATAAGAAAATTATTCAATAATATTGAAAAATATAATTCTCTAATAGATGAAATCCTTGATGAGGAATCTAGGAAAGCACTATTTAGAATAATTAACGATTACGCTACGCAAGGAATTGAAATACCAATTAAAAATACCATAATAGTGGAAAAAAGGGATAACGAATGGATATATAGCACCCTAATCGATGAAAAAGTGTCTAACACCTTAGCCCATTTACTTTTATATTTGGTGATAAAGAAGTATACATTAAACGCTTACGCTAGAAGCTCTATATATGGGTTCGCGATAAGAGGTTCTCCCACGGATTTACTTAAGGAGATTTCAACTATAGAAGAGGATAAGATTAAGAAAATGATAGTTAGATCTATAAGGAGATCACCTTTCTTTATAGCGACATTAAAAGAGATTGGAGCAAGTTTTGGAAAAATTTCAAAAATTGATATAAAGGAAGATAAATTCCTTATCAAGGAGGCGCTAAGGCAAACGCTAAATAAATACTTTAACATTAGAAGAACGTTAAAGTTTATTGATAAGGTCAAAAGAGGCGAGATAAAAATTGTTTACATAGATAAACCAACTCCATTTGCAAATGCTGTTTCATCACATGTTCAGATAAGGCCGTGGCTACTTGACCTAAACGTAACCATATATCACGCGTTAAAAGGTGGAGCATATACGATTAATGAATTAGCTGAAGTTTTAGGCATTCCTAATAAGAGCCTTGAGAATAAGCTTAAACAAATGAGAAAAAGCGGAAACAAGTACAGAGTTACTTACTTTATTGACGTTGATTGCAGGGAAACTAGATGGTGTTTATATGAGGATTTTGTTAATATAGTTAATTCAGAAGAATATTATTCGTCATTTGCACCTTTAAACTTAAATGAAATATTCTTGGCTACACTAAGATCTGGTGATAATCAGATAGAAATATTATTTAAGCCAAAAGATTTGTTGAATAGTTCAGACGAGATATTAAGAAAAATACCATTCAATGACGTGGATGAGATTAAGATTAAAGAAGCTATAGATACTTCATATCAAGTTTACCAAAAATATTATAACGTTAAGAAGGATATAATAATATACTTAATGTTAAACGCAGTAGCATATCTACAAAACTTAAAATACTCCTAGTAATTACTTTTAGAAATGAGTGATGAAGCCCTTCCATTTGATCTGTGATAAAGGCCCGTGTTACTGATAATAGAATAAGAAAAACTACCTTTCTTATCATAACTTATAATATGGGTTAGATTTATTTTTATAAACCTATTTTGGTCTCGTGAGAATAAAATGTCAGAGAAAATAAATGAAGTAATAGTTAGAAGATCTAAAAGTGTAGAAGACCATGTTTTAGATATAATAGTAATGTTCAATCAAGGTCTGAATGAAATCAAACTTAAGGGAGTAGGTAAAGAAATTTCAAAGGCAGTCGACATTTACAATACATTAAAGGATAGATTAGGAGAGGGAGTACAATTATTAGGAGTAGAGACTGGAAGTGAAGTTAAAGATAGGAGAAGAATCTCATACATCTTGCTCAAGCTTAAGAGAGTTTACTGAAGATAATATCTCACTATAAACATCAATTAGCACATTAGAAGCATTGATTCTGCCTAATGATATATCGTCTAGTATACTCATCAGCTTTGAAGTACGCTCCTCTGATATGAGATGAGGGAATTTAGAGCTGAGGTACTGATAAACATTAATTCCTCTTCGGGTTGCTATCAGATAGGATCTTTTCTTGCTAGAGATAACATATCCGTGCCTTAATAAGTTCTCGATAGTCTTAGCGTATGTGCTAGGTCTTCCTATACCCTTGGATTTCATTAACGATATTATATCGGAATACGTAGGCAATTGCTCACTAGACCCTCTGCTTAGCGTTATTCTTGGGTTTATTTCACCTATTGGCAAGTTATGCGTTTTTATATCATATATTTTTGCAAAACCACCAATAGTACTGGATATAAGTTCTGCTTCAATATAATCATTTTCATTCATTATAATTTTATATTTAGTCTTAATTCCAATAGAGTGCTTCATCTGACTAGCTATAAATCGCCTAAATATTAGATCATACAGCATGAAATGATATTTGGTAAACCTTATTGGATATCTAAAGGGGTTTTCCTCGATTTCTTGAACCAACTCATTAACGTCGATTGCTCTGGTAGGTCTTATTCCTTCATGTGCCCCTTCCTCATCAGAGCTCCAATTTCTAGGTATGAAATCTAAGGATAATCCGTGCTTTTCTAAGTACTCTTTAGCAATAGCTACTCCCACTGAAGATATATGAGTACTATCAGTTCTATGATATGTTATTAAACCAGCCTCGAACAGTTCTTGAGCGATCTTCATAGTTAAATTGGCGGTAAACTTAAATCTCGAGTTAGCCTCTATCAGTAAACTGTCAGTGGTAAATGGGGGTAATGGAGATAGAAGGATCTTTTGTTCATTGACCTTCTCTATACTAATTTTTTCTACACTTTTCAAATACTCTTCAGCAGATTTTCTATCCTTAAAATATTTTTTAATAATATAGCCATTGATATCTATATAAACGATGTAACCTAGATTACTCTTGTAATTCATAGTTCTGTTAACTATCCAACCTAGGACCGGCGTTTGAACTCTGCCCGCCCCTTGATTAAAGTCGTTAAACTTATTCTTTAGTATTTTACTCAGCTCAAACCCTATCCATCTATCTTCTACTCTTCTAGCAACTTGGCTCATTACCAGATTTACGTCCACCTTTTGAGGATTCCTTAACGCATTAAGAATAGCGTTCTTAGTTATCTCATGATACTTAACCCTATATACTTCAGAGTTATACGGAGAAATCAGTGAAGACACATCAAAAGCTATCTTTTCGCCTTCTGCATCCGGATCACTGGCTATATAAATTTTTTCAACAAATAGTGAAAAATGCCTGAGCAAGTCGATAATAGCTTTTGAAGAATAAACGTTCTCTGATCCACAATATGGACATTTGTCATAATTAGTTGAGGAGAAAATCTTATTGCAATCTAAACAGCGTGATAAAGGTACATAATAAGGTATTATATCACTATCATCTACCTTTACTCCGTAATAGCCTAATTTATCAGTAGTTAAATCGGTTATATGACCTTTAGTAGCTACAATATTCATTACGTATATGTTTTTACCATCTACTATAATCGTCTCATAGACGGGAATACGATTATATAGTTTAATTGACGGTCTTCCAAACAATTTAGCAATTGTCCTAGCTTTCGTCGGAGATTCTACAACCAGCAATCCAGTAGTTATACTAAATTGCGTCCTCTCTCCTTCGTCTCTTCTTGAAGAATCTAACTGCTGCTTAACCATATCTAGATTCAATTCTGATAATTCCTTAAATGCTATCTCAGGTAACATCCTTTGTAACCTTCTCTTCAAAA includes:
- a CDS encoding deoxyhypusine synthase; its protein translation is MINRDELLKEPIEDLNLKDLRNYANIISDIFEKVYGFSSEGIIRASQVLKEMMREADLRFLSFTANLVSTGLRGLFADLIKEGYFNIIITTGGTVDHDIARSFGGKYYKGSFDFDDSVLRELEIHRLGNVLVPFESYGKVIEDVVRKFIPEIVKDKKEISVYELLWEFGERISDSNSILKAAYDKKVPIIVPGIVDGSFGTNLFIQSQFYNFRINLFEDMKLVKDLIFSCKKSGALIIGGGISKHHTIWWNQFKDGLDYAVYVTTAQEYDGSLSGAKPREAISWNKIKPDAKNVTIYGDATIILPILSASLLS
- a CDS encoding RtcB family protein translates to MQINLVRVSPYEWRINKGHQACMKVPVTVFADDILIEKMKQDLTLNQAVNVACLPGVQESVYVLPDGHQGYGFPIGGIAATAIDEGGVVSPGGIGYDINCGVRLLRTNLDYSDIKPKLADLVEELHRNIPSGVGSEGKVKLTSQQLDQVLAEGVAWAVDKGFGWKEDMEHMEQHGSWEIADPSKVSVIAKQRGSSQLGTLGAGNHFLEVQVVDKIYDVEVAKALGITHEGQVMVMVHTGSRGLGHQTASDYLQIMERAMKKYNIQLPDRELAAVPFESREGQDYFHAMASAANFAWTNRQLITHWARESFGRVFRTDPEKFDLHIIYDVAHNIAKIEEYVIEGKRKKVLVHRKGATRAFPPNSPEIPADHRNIGQVVLIPGSMGTASYVMVGIPEGRRTWFTAPHGAGRWMSRAAAVRSYPANSVVETLAEKGIVVRAATRRVIAEEAPGAYKDVDRVARTAHEVKIAKLVIRLRPIGVTKG
- a CDS encoding DEAD/DEAH box helicase encodes the protein MPDQLDQRLKHLIREKQWSGLNKIQEMSFKPIDEGKNTLIIAPTGYGKTEAALLPILNKMISENAKPVSLIYITPLKALINDLLYRIEWWSSRLGFLVNRKHGEVPQKEKNQRLKKIPHIIVTTPEGLEIDLDWASRFREHYKNVKWIIIDEVHELISSKRGTQLSVLLERLKYFIEYDFQRIGLSATISDPEKVANFLFGSSKRPSAIVKLDEARKFEINIHKVDSDQMLWKKAAEKINQLIEKPSLIFTNSRFSTERLHEELEKLGNTEIYVHHSSVSRDLKNLAEDGLRSGNAKAVVCTKTLELGIHVGDIKKVIMLRPPTSVASFLQRLGRSGHIVKGTPKGDIICYYDYDVIEGLALYEAARRGIIERPLIDNGLDIVARELLGMLLQYQKINLQIAYNIIHGAFAYNNLTYSEFLQLINYLVKNNIIKIEGDELKIGANFFKIWRFNKDSKIAWGKDFAEFFSLINNNDTFSLKYNGNTIGEIDSIYVFKHVRSNDVIRISGKFWKVVKINMNKATIDVIPANEVEGEIPIWKGESTSKSPIIVKFIRKLFNNIEKYNSLIDEILDEESRKALFRIINDYATQGIEIPIKNTIIVEKRDNEWIYSTLIDEKVSNTLAHLLLYLVIKKYTLNAYARSSIYGFAIRGSPTDLLKEISTIEEDKIKKMIVRSIRRSPFFIATLKEIGASFGKISKIDIKEDKFLIKEALRQTLNKYFNIRRTLKFIDKVKRGEIKIVYIDKPTPFANAVSSHVQIRPWLLDLNVTIYHALKGGAYTINELAEVLGIPNKSLENKLKQMRKSGNKYRVTYFIDVDCRETRWCLYEDFVNIVNSEEYYSSFAPLNLNEIFLATLRSGDNQIEILFKPKDLLNSSDEILRKIPFNDVDEIKIKEAIDTSYQVYQKYYNVKKDIIIYLMLNAVAYLQNLKYS
- a CDS encoding ribonuclease P subunit p25 family protein, coding for MSEKINEVIVRRSKSVEDHVLDIIVMFNQGLNEIKLKGVGKEISKAVDIYNTLKDRLGEGVQLLGVETGSEVKDRRRISYILLKLKRVY
- the rgy gene encoding reverse gyrase, whose product is MINIKYLNACPNCGNEISSSRLIKGLPCDNCLQDVNHIDIQDQLTKIKTIYEILINNGKIINYWSLYYNVSLYEKVFEYFRRKTGYQPWSLQKLWLKRLVDNQSFTLSAPTGLGKTTTLMVYSTYLNEDVVYIVPTKSLVDQVCERLRKLGGEVSCGKVEDHKLNVITVSYLNKNSDTITVKPKLVIIDDADAVVKSGKTTDRLVSLLGVPREVYNSAIQLTRLKQKFLLNSDNDEIKERIRDLELKIASFNEKISQLVVASATIRPKGIKQKALRLLTGFEPASVQLYARNIIDSYEENLDLSIIQKLGSGGLILVSKELGRDMMKKIKDEIQEFGLETKLAISGRRFLDEFSSGKVDVLIGSASYYGVAVRGIDEPKKLKYVVFYGVPKTRIKLYNAISNPFTLLRVAKVLGLDVSRIQNDVLFLNYSEAQLIRYSILNNEDINNEKLQRIKSNLLEYISLIKDKLKDINSSTIISDNFVISYENSSYYMTYPDVITYLQGSGRSSRLYNGGLTLGLSIVLIDNKLIFEILKRRLQRMLPEIAFKELSELNLDMVKQQLDSSRRDEGERTQFSITTGLLVVESPTKARTIAKLFGRPSIKLYNRIPVYETIIVDGKNIYVMNIVATKGHITDLTTDKLGYYGVKVDDSDIIPYYVPLSRCLDCNKIFSSTNYDKCPYCGSENVYSSKAIIDLLRHFSLFVEKIYIASDPDAEGEKIAFDVSSLISPYNSEVYRVKYHEITKNAILNALRNPQKVDVNLVMSQVARRVEDRWIGFELSKILKNKFNDFNQGAGRVQTPVLGWIVNRTMNYKSNLGYIVYIDINGYIIKKYFKDRKSAEEYLKSVEKISIEKVNEQKILLSPLPPFTTDSLLIEANSRFKFTANLTMKIAQELFEAGLITYHRTDSTHISSVGVAIAKEYLEKHGLSLDFIPRNWSSDEEGAHEGIRPTRAIDVNELVQEIEENPFRYPIRFTKYHFMLYDLIFRRFIASQMKHSIGIKTKYKIIMNENDYIEAELISSTIGGFAKIYDIKTHNLPIGEINPRITLSRGSSEQLPTYSDIISLMKSKGIGRPSTYAKTIENLLRHGYVISSKKRSYLIATRRGINVYQYLSSKFPHLISEERTSKLMSILDDISLGRINASNVLIDVYSEILSSVNSLKLEQDV